The Pectinophora gossypiella chromosome 10, ilPecGoss1.1, whole genome shotgun sequence genome contains a region encoding:
- the LOC126370217 gene encoding protein toll-like has protein sequence MGCKLACVVAALALQVIAEARLMCPSDPNCVCGGTLAVELNCNIDGRTVEINLLPNTYINIKCINATSLDYSKLPICANHMNTFKSVSFKDCPLPSTSFKEVLSNIGVSKTMALIFQNAKNLSGYFDRKHFAGLENLTKLLLSVNGMTHLPDNLFMDINKLTWLNIRSNSINLSEELFKPLERLETLEISHNHLTNISSNLFSHLSFLRKLSLWQSNVTWFSKDFFTGVDVLEELDLSSNGLNELPSSIFKPLKKLKKLTLFSNKFSSLPQNLFKSNDELETVVILNNDVELRELPKNLFGSLSNLKQIYIQRCGLEKIPYDVFANSAQITNISLAYNEIRSLPESTFNDQINLLELDLSHNNLKSLEPKLFSSLVRLEKLDLCYNYLVKISGTTFSPLLSLLDLNMEHNKLKTVSSYLFSNNRQRMYVSLAYNQLSFENKVVQNNSWIVTRVSPFAHTYNLRLLNLSHNKFTHTFEDWWINGHDILDISYNSISYLWDNENSTDKFEYKRIFKKPLKEIWISHNTFQCRCMNNEFIDFLQDKMKTKVNDLADLDCPFWANGTCNVRIIMMVVIVLVFAIFLTILVILYIDLRKYLYSTLKKTFYNLANQNSNNNNKRGIVVQYSDKDEEFVFKEVLPGMRHHLDLQIHTNPVNSSDGKQNFATPVRAMCTTLVIFSPNYLTSNYSHVNIKKIRGEMLKAKNTIYLFVDIGPENSIYAFLKEQRDPKTTVLWCGQDFWNTFLATLAHGNHKERIFRVNKIVKITKMKLATSKVSRPPESANIYALDGLPHMQV, from the exons ATGGGGTGTAAGCTAGCATGCGTGGTGGCGGCGCTGGCTCTGCAAGTAATTGCAGAAGCTCGGCTGATGTGTCCGAGTGACCCTAACTGCGTTTGCGGCGGCACACTGGCCGTGGAACTCAATTGCAACATCGACG GACGCACGGTAGAAATAAATTTACTaccaaacacatacataaatattaagTGCATAAATGCAACTAGTCTTGACTACAGCAAATTACCAATATGTGCCAATCACATGAATACTTTCAAGTCAGTCAGTTTCAAAGACTGTCCATTGCCATCAACCTCTTTCAAAGAAGTCTTGTCGAATATCGGAGTCTCAAAGACAATGGCACTGATATTCCAAAACGCGAAAAATCTATCTGGATATTTTGACAGGAAACATTTTGCGGGACTGgaaaatttaacaaaattacTACTATCAGTGAACGGTATGACGCATTTACCAGACAATCTTTTTATGGACATAAATAAGCTCACATGGCTGAATATACGGTCGAATAGCATTAATCTATCAGAAGAATTATTCAAGCCGCTGGAAAGGCTAGAAACTTTAGAAATAAGTCACAATCATTTGACCAATATATCTTCaaacttattttctcatttatcGTTTCTGAGAAAACTCTCGTTATGGCAAAGCAACGTTACATGGTTTTCCAAAGACTTTTTTACTGGAGTTGACGTACTGGAAGAATTAGACCTGAGTTCCAATGGACTCAACGAGCTGCCTTCTTCAATATTCAAGCCTCTGAAAAAGTTGAAAAAGCTTACTTTGTTTTCTAATAAATTTTCATCGCTTCCACAAAATTTGTTTAAAAGCAATGATGAGTTGGAAACTGTCGTTATTTTGAACAATGACGTTGAGTTGAGGGAACTTCCTAAGAATTTGTTTGGCAGTTTGTCGaacttaaaacaaatatacatacagaGATGTGGCTTGGAGAAAATACCTTACGATGTGTTTGCAAATTCAGCCCAGATCACGAACATATCACTAGCGTACAATGAGATCAGGAGCCTCCCGGAGTCGACCTTCAACGACCAAATCAATTTATTAGAGCTTGATCTGAGCCATAACAACCTTAAAAGCTTGGAACCGAAACTGTTTTCGTCGTTAGTTCGATTAGAGAAGCTTGACCTGTGCTACAACTATTTGGTGAAAATATCCGG GACTACATTTTCACCGCTTCTGAGCTTATTAGATCTAAACATGGAACACAACAAATTGAAAACCGTCTCCTCGTATTTGTTTAGTAACAATAGACAAAGAATGTATGTGTCTCTAGCGTACAATCAACTGAGCTTCGAGAACAAAGTAGTTCAGAATAATTCTTGGATAGTGACTAGAGTTTCTCCATTTGCTCATACATACAATTTGAGGTTATTGAATTTGAGCCACAATAAATTTACACATACATTTGAAGATTGGTGGATCAATGGCCATGATATTTTGGATATAAGCTACAATTCTATATCTTATTTATGG GATAACGAAAATTCTACAGATAAATTCGAATACAAACGTATATTCAAGAAGCCTTTGAAAGAGATATGGATTTCGCACAATACCTTTCAGTGCAGATGCATGAATAATGAGTTTATTGATTTTCTTCAAGATAAAATGAAGACAAAG GTTAATGATTTGGCAGATTTGGACTGTCCATTCTGGGCTAACGGAACATGCAACGTTAGAATTATCATGATGGTTGTAATTGTATTGGTATTTGCTATCTTCCTTACCATACTTGTCATACTTTATATTGACCTTCGAAAATATCTGTACTCTACgttaaagaaaacattttacaaCTTGGCGAAccaaaattcaaataataataacaagcgAGGAATTGTCGTCCAATATTCGGATAAAGATGAGGAATTCGTCTTTAAAGAGGTATTACCCGGCATGAGACATCACCTGGATCTACAAATACACACAAACCCTGTCAATAGCTCCGATGGTAAACAGAACTTTGCGACCCCTGTCAGAGCGATGTGCACAACGCTTGTCATATTCTCCCCCAACTACTTAACGTCGAACTACAGTCACGTGAATATAAAGAAGATTCGAGGTGAAATGTTGAAGGCGAAAAACACAATTTACCTATTCGTCGACATTGGTCCGGAAAACTCAATATACGCTTTCTTAAAGGAACAGCGCGATCCAAAGACGACGGTGTTGTGGTGTGGACAAGATTTCTGGAACACATTCTTAGCGACTCTCGCACACGGAAATCATAAGGAGAGAATCTTTCGAGTGAACAAGATTGTTAAAATTACTAAGATGAAACTGGCCACGAGCAAGGTTTCTCGACCACCGGAATCTGCTAACATTTACGCTTTAGATGGATTACCGCACATGCAAGTTTAG